A part of Tachysurus vachellii isolate PV-2020 chromosome 4, HZAU_Pvac_v1, whole genome shotgun sequence genomic DNA contains:
- the LOC132843952 gene encoding G-protein coupled receptor 22-like, translated as MGTESYTQQLQLETSDGAGTMGSITRVEGPIGESVDTGWHMPYPVGFQVSLTCFLLLELVLGFSSNLTVLVLYCSQSSLVDSVSNMVTVNLHVLDIVVCVLCVPLTIVVVLLPTGRNLELICCFHEACVTFASISTAINVLVISLDRYDISVRPANRFLTPRWAALLLAAVWAVSLAVFFIPFIEVDFFSSEPENGLASSTLAPVWRNRTLLCVGGQGYYSALGMYYHIILQVPIFFVTVVVMLFTYSRILRALNIRIGSHMRRSQRRSGTTCRVRKRRQKKKGGSADIEGGAQATNQTKQLTHPPLISSPVPTPTATSPPPLSSTPLVSASTVTPPAPAVGVQASVSAIIALRRAVRRHRDRRERQRRVFRMSLIIICSFLGCWAPISVANILILSLGPSDALVRVRLWFLAMAYGTTISHPMLYAFTRQKLRRALRAKVKKRVVSLLQVDPSPGGTVIHNSWVEPRQGRKFRLEGSDATDRCLTEPL; from the coding sequence ATGGGGACAGAGAGTTACACTCAGCAGCTCCAGCTGGAGACAAGTGATGGGGCTGGTACGATGGGTAGCATCACCAGGGTGGAAGGGCCAATAGGAGAAAGTGTTGACACTGGGTGGCACATGCCATATCCTGTCGGTTTCCAGGTGTCACTTACCTGCTTTCTCTTACTGGAGCTGGTGCTGGGCTTTAGCAGTAACCTGACAGTGCTAGTGCTTTACTGCTCCCAGTCCAGCCTGGTCGATTCTGTGAGTAACATGGTAACGGTCAACCTACATGTCCTagacattgttgtgtgtgtgctctgtgtgccATTAACAATTGTTGTTGTGCTGCTGCCGACGGGTCGCAACCTGGAACTTATCTGCTGCTTCCATGAAGCTTGTGTCACATTTGCAAGCATCTCCACAGCCATTAATGTACTAGTCATCAGTTTGGATCGCTATGACATCTCTGTGCGGCCTGCTAACCGGTTCCTCACTCCACGATGGGCAGCGCTCCTGTTGGCTGCTGTATGGGCCGTGTCTCTTGCAGTTTTCTTTATCCCATTCATAGAGGTGGACTTTTTCTCATCAGAGCCAGAGAATGGGTTGGCGAGCAGCACCTTGGCACCAGTTTGGCGTAACAGGACACTACTTTGTGTGGGAGGACAAGGTTATTACTCAGCCCTCGGAATGTACTACCACATCATACTGCAGGTGCCCATTTTCTTTGTAACAGTAGTGGTCATGCTCTTTACTTATTCAAGAATTCTTCGAGCACTCAACATTCGTATTGGATCGCATATGAGGAGAAGTCAGCGTCGTAGCGGAACAACCTGTAGAGTGCGAAAgaggagacagaaaaaaaaggggggctCAGCAGATATTGAGGGAGGAGCCCAAGCAACTAACCAGACCAAGCAACTGACACATCCTCCGCTTATCTCCTCTCCAGTTCCAACCCCAACAGCAACCTCACCTCCACCTCTGTCCTCCACCCCACTGGTTAGTGCCAGCACTGTGACACCACCTGCTCCAGCCGTAGGTGTTCAGGCTTCGGTTTCAGCTATCATTGCTCTTCGCAGAGCAGTAAGGCGGCACAGAGATAGGCGAGAGCGTCAGCGACGGGTCTTTAGGATGTCCCTCATTATTATATGCAGCTTCTTAGGCTGTTGGGCACCTATATCTGTGGCAAACATTCTCATCCTGTCTCTAGGTCCCAGTGATGCTCTTGTTCGAGTGCGGCTGTGGTTTTTGGCCATGGCCTATGGCACCACCATATCTCATCCAATGCTGTATGCCTTCACAAGGCAGAAGCTCCGCCGGGCTCTCAGGGCCAAAGTAAAGAAGAGGGTGGTGTCCTTGCTACAAGTGGACCCTTCCCCAGGTGGAACTGTCATCCACAATTCCTGGGTAGAGCCAAGACAGGGACGTAAGTTTCGTTTAGAAGGCAGTGATGCTACAGATCGGTGTCTAACAGAACCACTTTAA